DNA from Vulpes vulpes isolate BD-2025 chromosome 9, VulVul3, whole genome shotgun sequence:
TGATCGCGCAGCTGCTGCGCGCCGAGCCCTACCCCGCGGCGGCCGGGCGCTtcggggcgggcgcggcgggcgcgttcggcgcggggggcggcgcggcgggcgcggtGCTGGGCATCGACAACGTGTGCGAGCTGGCGGCGCGGCTGCTCTTCAGCACCGTGGAGTGGGCGCGCCACGCGCCCTTCTTCCCCGAGCTGCCGGTGGCCGACCAGGTGGCGCTGCTGCGCCTCAGCTGGAGCGAGCTCTTCGTGCTGAACGCGGCGCAGGCGGCGCTGCCCCTGCACACGGCGCCGCTGCTGGCCGCCGCCGGGCTGCACGCCGCGCCCATGGCCGCCGAGCGCGCCGTGGCCTTCATGGACCAGGTGCGCGCCTTCCAGGAGCAGGTGGACAAGCTGGGCCGCCTGCAGGTCGACTCGGCCGAGTACGGCTGCCTCAAGGCCATCGCGCTCTTCACGCCCGGTGAGATGCGTGGCgcgtgtctgtgtctgtgtgtgtgtctgtctcccaGGACGCGCGGGCGGgatgggggtggcggtggggggcgACCTGGAccctggccccggcccccagAGGACCCCCCCTCCCTGACCCTCAGCCTGCCGGCCTGGCGCTGCTGGGGGGCCAGTGGAGGAGAGACAGGCGGTGTGACACCCTGATGCCCCCAACGCCTGATCCCAGGGCTCCCTAAGAACACTGAGCCCTGCTCTCCAGCCCCACAGCTGGGCCTGGACGTGTGGCTCAGGTCACCCAACAGCCTCTCTCCCGGATTCCCAGGCTTCCTGAGACCCCAGCCTCTACCCCCTCATCAGGGTGCTCTTGGTGCTCAGTGAGCACATCCAGAGGCGGAGGATGAGGGAGGGGAGGTCCCTGACACCTGGTCCCCGATCTTCGTCCTCCCCAACACCCCTGACCCTCCTCTGCCGACTCAGGCCTTCCTGCTTACTGCGCAGTTACAGACGCCTGCTAGGCGGGGATACCCTGACACCTGGTTCTGGCCCCCCTTGAGCTTTCCACTCCCTGATTTCTGGGCCCCCAGACTTTTGACCCAGGGCTCCCCAAACGCCCCCTAGTTAGCCTCCTGGCAGCTGGGCCGCATGGGACAGGGCAGGGGCGGGTCTTGGAGTCCCTCCCGCTGTGGGCCGGCCGGCCAGGACCTTCCTAGTCTTTAGTTAACCACGTAGCCACTGAATGCCCTACCTCACTCCAGAGACTGGTGGCGCAGCTGGTTCTGCATCTGGAAGGTTCCAGATCCCACTAGGGGTCTTCTTGGGGCCAGGGATGCAGGAATGAGACGCAGGCCACTCTGAGAGGTGGCTTTCACTTGATAAATGCGGCTTCGCGCCTCTTGCCCCCAGaagattcttcctctgcccacccttCATGGGTCTCCCACTCCAGGCCACTCTGGCTGAACACCCCCTCTGGCTTTGCCTTCCTCCTTGAGTCCCCTCCCTAGTTCCTCTTCCCCTTGAGCTTGATTAGAACTTGTCACCTTGCCCAGGGCCTCAGCTGGGGCTCCCCTGTCCTGGAGACACCAGTGTCCACACTCTTGTGTCACTGTCCTCAGTTGAGGCCACCTCAGTCTCTCGAGGACTGACACTGCCTGAGAGGACCCCATTTGTGCCTCAGGACTCCATTTCCCAGCACCCGAGCCCTGAGTGGGGGGCCTGGTGtcctcccacctctccccaccctcctgaccCTGCCCTGTCTCCCCAGATGCCTGCGGCCTCTCGGACCCAGCACATGTGGAAAGCCTGCAGGAAAAGGCACAGGTGGCCCTTACTGAGTACGTGCGGGCTCAGTACCCGTCCCAGCCCCAGCGTTTCGGTCGCCTGCTGCTGCGACTCCCCGCCCTGCGCGCGGTCCCTGCCTCCCTCATCTCCCAGCTGTTCTTCATGCGCCTGGTGGGCAAGACGCCCATTGAGACGCTGATCCGAGACATGCTGCTGTCGG
Protein-coding regions in this window:
- the NR2F6 gene encoding nuclear receptor subfamily 2 group F member 6, which translates into the protein MAMVTGGWGGPGGGGGGDTNGVDKAGGYPRAAEEDSASPPGAASDAEPGDEERPGLQVDCVVCGDKSSGKHYGVFTCEGCKSFFKRSIRRNLSYTCRSNRDCQIDQHHRNQCQYCRLKKCFRVGMRKEAVQRGRIPHSLPGAVAASSGSPPGSALAAAAGGDLFPGQPVSELIAQLLRAEPYPAAAGRFGAGAAGAFGAGGGAAGAVLGIDNVCELAARLLFSTVEWARHAPFFPELPVADQVALLRLSWSELFVLNAAQAALPLHTAPLLAAAGLHAAPMAAERAVAFMDQVRAFQEQVDKLGRLQVDSAEYGCLKAIALFTPDACGLSDPAHVESLQEKAQVALTEYVRAQYPSQPQRFGRLLLRLPALRAVPASLISQLFFMRLVGKTPIETLIRDMLLSGSTFNWPYGSGQ